One genomic window of Sphingomonas ginsengisoli An et al. 2013 includes the following:
- a CDS encoding DUF4350 domain-containing protein: MIKAIAAGSLLLGSTACQRAASPVAPPPKLFLLTGLPLAFGESFTLTAPPSPVMTALEGAYRVQLIDGPEGLPPRGLLLAAQPRALTAERLVALDAWVRGGGRLLLLADPRLTWPSALRLGDRQRPPTSFADTGLLAHWGLRSEAPLPGATATLRFVVAGQTLASDSPGRLTRSAGSCQLAVDERSADCRLGQGRALVVADADFLRLAGGPEGVVAMLGALNR, encoded by the coding sequence GTGATTAAGGCCATCGCGGCGGGGTCGCTCCTGCTCGGCTCGACCGCTTGCCAGCGCGCTGCGTCGCCCGTCGCGCCGCCGCCGAAACTCTTCCTCCTCACCGGCCTGCCGCTCGCTTTTGGTGAAAGTTTCACCCTCACCGCGCCGCCCTCGCCGGTGATGACCGCGCTGGAAGGCGCCTACCGCGTCCAATTGATCGACGGGCCCGAGGGGCTGCCGCCGCGCGGGCTGCTGCTCGCCGCGCAGCCGCGCGCGCTGACGGCCGAGCGGCTGGTCGCGCTCGACGCCTGGGTGCGGGGCGGGGGACGGCTGCTGCTGCTCGCCGATCCGCGGCTGACGTGGCCGAGTGCGCTCCGGCTCGGCGACCGCCAGCGACCGCCGACCAGCTTCGCCGACACCGGCCTTCTTGCCCACTGGGGGCTGCGCAGCGAGGCGCCGCTGCCGGGCGCGACCGCGACGCTCCGCTTCGTCGTCGCCGGCCAGACGCTCGCGAGCGACAGCCCCGGACGGCTGACCCGATCCGCCGGATCCTGTCAGCTCGCTGTGGACGAACGCTCTGCCGATTGCCGGCTCGGGCAGGGAAGGGCGCTGGTCGTCGCCGACGCCGATTTCCTGCGGCTCGCGGGCGGACCGGAGGGCGTG